TTCTTTTTAGATAGTTCCCTTTTGATGAATCACTCCTTTCAGATAGCTGCATGTGGAGTTCTACAGCATAGCTGGCTATCTCTTATTAATTGTGTATGTTCTTTATTTGTCGACGTAGGAAGCTATATATTGCTGATGCAAGGCCGAGGAAAAATGCTTTAGCAAATGGGGCAATGGGAGGTGGATCGGAGTCATCTGCAAACTATTTCCAGTCGGAGGTCTGTTTAATATTTGAGCTGTCTGGTTATGCTGCTGTTTCCGTCATAATACTCCATGTGTTTCATTATACATGGACAcactttcttttttagttttccCCAGAAAGAATGACTTATTTGGTAATTTCTTAACCTTAGCTTCCCGTACCCTTAATGACATGCTCTTATAGCCATAGAAATGTCATGGCATGGCATGGTTAAGACCACATGATCTTAGGGTACTTCAGCTGCGTGCCAAAAatctttctttgtttcttcaACTCCATAACCATTTAGAAacctaaatatataatgtgaCGGTGGAgtatatttttcccttttttctcttGGGACTTATGTTGCTTGATTTACATGCCCTTACAGATTGTTTTCTTTGGCATTGATAATATACATGCAATGAGGGAGAGTCTTGGTCGGCTTAGAGACTATGTAGATACTTATGGAACTACTTCATCAGACGGAATGTCATCTTATCTGGTATGCCGCCAATTTATCTGGTATTCCCGTTTTTCTTCTCTCATTATGGTCTGTGCCATCAGTATTTAGTGGCCCAGCCAGAAGCTTCGTCATTGGTAaggaaataagaaaattaacgGGGAGTTCTATCCTTCTGCCACATTaaatttctctcttctttttggAGGTGGGGTGTGGTTGGGCTGTGATGATAAGTTAATGCTGTCAATTGATTATCTGCTTTTACAGAGGCATGGTGGATGGAGTTGGGGCGGAGGCAATCTCAGCAGTATGTCAGCTTCAGTTTCTACTCTGGGGGACACTGGGTGGTTAATACATGTGCAGACTGTCCTGGCTGGTTCTGCTTGGATTGCTGCACGTGTTGCACTAGAATCAGCTTCAGTGCTTGTTCATTGCAGGTTTCTTCTCTTCTGGACCCATTATTATGCTTATAAACAAGGCAATAAATGTCTAAATGGAGAACATTAGTCCCTTCTATTCATGTTTCTGTTGATTCCTCTTTGGATATTTTATCAGTAATATTCTTATTAGTTGGGACTACGTTTTAGTCATGGTACTACGTTAACTTTAGGTTTTATGTTTTCTAAGAGCCTCTTAGTCCTATTTAGCAGAGACCTCCCCCAGGTTTTTGCTCCATCACACTGACGTCCCTTGTGATATACAATACTAcacttatttgttttaatttctctataacatttcttttaacttatatattattaatttataaaaattgtgATATGACTAACTTGCCATTTGTAATATATGCTGTTTtgcttaattaatattataaatgtacTTCTGTGAAATAAAAAGCAATACACTAGCTCTCTTGCAATGGCATTGATGATCTCATAAGAGCTATAGAAATAGGGAGCTGCTGATCACTCGTTCATAGGTTAATCAAGGGTTAAGTTGGTTGTTTTATAGCAGAACTTTTTATGTGATTATCATGTATAATATGATGCTTCATACCTTAACCATGTCATGTTTGCCTACTTTTAACAGCATCCTTTCATAGACAGTCCAGAGGCAACACATCATCATCAACTTAATTATGAACACAACAAATTGAAGTTACCGTTAAACTATAATCGATAAGAATATATTGAAGTTCAGTTAATTGTGAATTGTTGGCTTGAGCCTTTCTGCTAGATATTTTAGTACTTCAGGGTTTTTCTAAAGGGATTTCTTTTGGTTAATGcttcagaaaatatttttctgatcCATATAGTTTTTGTAACTTGAATCAAGAAGTGCTGAGTTACTTCTTTTCCTTGGTTTAGTTAATCATGTTTGCTTAACTTGGCTGGCTGATATACCTTATGCTATACTGAAAAATGTTCTGTagtattttaaacctttttatcAGTACTAATTCTCTTAATGCTTCTCTCGAAGTATTGGATGTTACCTATAGCATCTTAACAGGTCAAATCTAATAAACCTAGTTAGTCAAAACATAAGGAGTGGTGACGAGCAAAACTAGTGTTCGGTTAAACCTGCAAACAAAGGTTTTCCACAACTCCTCCATCTGACAAGTGGTTCAACATAAATTGCAGCATGCAATTGTTTTGGCAGTAGCttttaatatgatgttttgtttaaaatatttgtgtagCTCCCTTTTTACTTAAATGGGCAAGTGCACATTCATCTGTGGTTTTTATTTGCAAATAACTGAGAAACTTTGCTACCTCATATTTGTTTATCCAACTAGTCATTTATGGTATGAAGCTCATGTGTTTtgatttgttgaagtgtgtgaCCATGTTGTTAGAGAGAGCACActttactatttaattatattctcaatatgatctttcctttatttatttttaattgattgtgCATCTAAATCTTCATCTATAAGCATTTGAAGAGAGTAGcttgcttttttattttttaaatgctGGAATTTTATTTTGCAGTGATGGATGGGATAGAACATCACAATTGGTCTCACTTGCCAGCTTGCTACTTGACCCATATTATCGCACAATTAGAGGGTTTCAGGTACTGAGACAACTTGTTTGGATCTAATTTGCACATGCTACCTGGTATTTACATTTGTAGCCTTGTTTTTTCTCCTTCTTGGAGCATGAAATGTTCCTTCCACATGAAACCACTAAGGTCTGTGTTAATGCATCAGCTTttcattttattcctaataatGTATTCAGTCTCGCTTCTGTCCTGGGTGTTagaagaatttaattttttagtgaGGCATTGCTACCCTTGATTATGCATGGACAGCTTTTCTAAGTCGCCCGAATGAACTATTATTGTCCAGGCACTTGTAGAGAAAGATTGGCTTGCATTTGGTCATCCATTTTCAGATCGTCTGGGAATGCCCACTGTATCTGGAAATGGCAACATGCCATTTGAATTGTCTCGTCAGGCTTCGACTGGGAGTTTACCTTTATCCCCCATGCGTCAAGGATCGGGGTCAGCCTCAACCCAAGCTCAAAATACAGCAAATGCGAACCATAGTTCCCCCATTTTTTTGCAGGTATGTCTTTTGGGCAGATAAGTCTGCACGGTGCGAAGTTCTATCGCTTGTTTGGGTTAATTTCCTGCATTTGACAAAATATCCCCCCAGCCCTGTGCTTCTTCTTCTATTGACCCTTAActgatttcttaaatttttactcTAACTTGATATGCTTGGATGTGCTTTGCAGTGGGTTGATTGTGTTTCGCAGTTGTTGAGGATGTATCCCTTTGCCTTTGAGTTCTCTTCGGTATGTGTTCCTAAAGgacatgaaaaattaaatatgagtaaaaatattatgttcAAGTAAACAAACAAATTACACCCACCGGAGAAAATAAAGCTTCCCATCTTTCAATTCCAACAATGCAGGCTTTCCTGGTAGATCTTCTGGATTGCATGCTTTCTTGTCGTTTTGGGAACTTTTTGTGCAACAGGTAATCTATCTTGGAAGTATTTTCTTTTGCACTTTCATTTCTGTACacttttttgttgaaaaaaggGAATTACACACACTCTGTTAAGAAGTTAAGGTGCTtgtttgatatattgatatgAACGAGATCCAGGTCTGATAAAAGGGAATAGAATTAGAGTTAACAACCTGAAGAAGAGGTGTTATAGTTCTGAGGCGTCCTCTTTCTATAATATCCCCCGGGTCACGTTTGAATCATGTTAAAAGCTAGGTCTCTTGTTCAACACAAAAGAGCATAGTCATTGTCATGTGTGTGTgacttattttaaaagaaattatccCATATTATGATGCAAGAATGactacatgaaaaaaaaatcattttttgtatctgttcttttctttctttcttcattcattttttttgggtggggtCGGGGGTGggttatttatacttttatgaTCAGGATTTGCAGCTATTAAGCACTGTAGGAAAATTTGCCACCTCAGTGGTTTTGGCTTTACGTTGTTTGAACTCCATCACGGGAAGCTAGGATTCTCTAAATGTCATTTCCTAGTTTTAATTCACTTCTTCTGACTTTTATAAATTTCAGCGAGAAGGAAAGAGAGCAAGCTGGTATATATGATGCTTGTGGATGCCTGTGGATGTATTTAGCTGGACTAAGGACATCTGAAGGAAGCTCTCATGCGCATTACAACCTATTCTATGACCCACTGAAACATAATGGTCCTATACTTCCACCAGCAGCAGCTTTAGCTCCAACTGTGTGGCCTCAGTTTCACCTTCGTTGGGCTTGCCCCTCAGAGGCGCAAGGTGGGGAAGTTGAAGCTGAATGCAGGAAGCTGACGAGAAAATTCTCTGAGCTGCAAAGGGTAACCTCTTTCCTTTTATCCTTTTTCCCCCTTTGTCTTAGTATCCCTGTAATTTTTCCATAGGGTTGAATATGTTCCTGTATACTCTCTTTAATATGTAATTAGGAACTTGAAGTTATAACATGTTGTGGCAGGTTTGGatattttagaaatagaaatacaaattgTTACCCTCTTTTTTCCTCTGCTGACTCCTCTCTCCTCTGGCCTCTccgaaaaggaaaaaaagaaagtttCCAGCTTGAAACTGCGAGTGCATGAAAACCTAAATATAGCATCTTAATGTTGACAGAAATTATAATGGTAGACCAAATTTGGCTTATATCAGTTCCATGAGAAGATTAACTACTATGACAAGCATAACTTTCTAGCTTATTTGTAGTGTAGCATGTAGCTGTCGCTCGACTGTTGCATCTTAATTTTGTCAATGCATGCTAGAACTTGGGGTGTATCCATAACTCCTTCATTAACCGTCTAAAACAACTTTTACACAGGCCAAAGAACTAGCAGAAACAAGACTTAACGAAGCAAGTGTCTCCGTGGAGTCCTTAGTTACAGAACTGAGAAATGAGAAACTTGCAAGCACCTCTGCCAGGGATGCGGTAAAAAGAGCAAGCAAAGAAACTGCTACTATAAAGCGTGCAGTACAATCTTTGGGGTTCAATGTCTACTTTACAGCAGATGGAGACTGTAATGTAGGCATTGAAAGGAACCCAACCGAAATCCCTCAGCGATCTATCTGCTCAGTTTTTACAAAAGATATTAATGGCACAGTGTCCCACAGTGAGAAAGCAGACCTCTCTGAACCTGTTTCTGTGGCAGAAGATAATGTTTCCGACAATCCTCTCATCCGAGTTTGTGGATCTCTATGCCCGAAGCACACTAGAGATGGAGAGTGTCAGTTGCCAAATGCTGGTTGTGCTCAGTTTCAGAGCCAATTGGTTGATTTCAAAGCCAACTTTGATGCATTTGATCGGCTTTCGATATATGATAGTTATTTCGGAAGTTAAGAAAGATGGTTTCAGCTAAGCATCAAGCTCAGTTTATGTGATCAGATATCTTTGTACAGTTGGGAATTAAATGGAGGCGGCAGTAGGTTCAGTTTCTATTATTAGCAAAAATCACAGCAAACAATTAGACAGAAGTAGCAGTAGTGAGTACAACCAGCTTTGAAACATAGTTTCTGTTAGATTGAGATGGCTCAAGAACTGTACATGGAGAACTGATTTGAGTTTCTATGCGGATCATCTGAAAGTTTTGACATCGCGGAGGATTGAGAAGATTTGAACTGATATTATTTAGATACAATTCATATGTACATTTTGACATAGGCGTTCCTCCTCCGAAATGTTTCTTTCTGCATTCTTGTACATGACAAATAATCATGAGTTCTGAATAAAATGGTTCTGGTGGACATCCTCTAATTGTGTGTGGGGTTTTCTGCTCATATCTGCTTAACAATTGTTCGCTATTTTATCGGGGGCTGTCTACCCGTCGAATATATGAACTGATTGTTTCTGCTCTGTGCTATAGAGCTTTTTTGCACATATCATACTTGAAAACTTGGGTTTTATCTACTCATGTTCCTTTTGTTTGTGAGTGTGTGGTGGACCACAAGTGTACATGTAGCAGCATCAAATGAACTGTAACGTTTTGTCGTTCATTTACACAAGCTGTTGAAGTTCACAGCTTGCTTCTGTGGTTCAGGAGATGTGGGATTTTGGCATCTCTATGTTGGAAATTTTGTCTTTGAGCAGGAACCTCGTGCTTGTTTGAGCTTGTAGCTGGGAATTTTTTCCTTATCACAAACGTGCTTAGCACAGATGATCGCTTGGTTGAAAACAAGTTATCCCAGAATTAATTGTATCCCATCACTATGTGATAACATATTCCATCACTATGATATAAATGGTGAGATAAGTTATCCCAAACATAGATAACCAAACAAGATACAAAATTTTTATCCTatcactaattatttatattcctCAATAAATACTTCTCATTGTCCTGCTAACTATGGACAAGACTGAAGGAACCTTAGATAGAGGTTATCAACGTCGAGGATTAGGGTAGAAAGTTGGTAATAGATAATCAAGCTTCATCTAGTGTTAGTACTCtattattgttttattctaTGAAATTTAGTAgtacttttaatgttttttttattggtgCTATGGTTTTCTCTTTTGTGTAACCTTTCCAcctaatttgatatattttactcGAGCCAAGAGTCTATTGGAAATCACCTCTTATCTTTTGATATGTTTACTCGAGCCACGAGTCTATCAAAAATTACTTTGGAACCGTTTCAAGGCATGAGTTAGACTACATACTCTCCAAATATCATGTACTCAAGAGCactatcttttcatttaaaaagaaCTTATCAAGTTGAATGAAATATATGAGCTTACAGTATAGCTCATGCACGCATCCACTTGCTTTAGCAAGAATTATCAACAAGGGCTGAAACACAGGCTGTACAAAATGATGCTGACTGGCAAATTGACGTAAAGCTTGATTCGGGTTTTTACATTTAGTACTGTAAAACCAGAACTGTGATTTCAACACTTTACAAGACTCAAATAAAGTCATAAACCTGTCTCCACAAGTGTcattctttgttttctcttttctaACATGTTGCAGTACAAAGTCTACTCTTGACTGGGAGGAGGCTCTTCATCGGATGGCTTCCTGTTTCCACGACGCTCGTTCCATCTTGACCATGCCCACCTTAAGACAAAGAACCCTCCGATAGCATAAACCTGATTTCAGAAACAGTGCAGAAGATTAAGGTGGTAAGAGCAGATAAGGCAGAATATGACAGGGAAAAAAGCGAAATCTTAAGATATGTAGGGGCACCGCATTTTGCTCGTCAAAGAGATTATTGTTCAATGTTtcctccttttcctttttttggttACAGAATCCATTTACCTACTTATTTTCTCATCAGAACACTATATCGagacaaataaaatttgaaactacACAAACAGAAAAAAGGAAAgataaaatctagaaaatttggTCATCGAACACAGATCAGGACAGATATGGAATAAACCCCAAAAGCATAAACAAGTTGTGTCCATGCATATAGGAGAAAGAACACTTACTATAACCCACTTCCTCTATTTCTCTTCCTTCCTTTTTTCTCTGCCTTTGTGTCAATATAGAATACAAAATCTTGTTTCCACTTCATCCTTACGTATtttaatgtgtatatatatccACAGCAAGATGATTCATTTACATCTTACTAAATTATACAGCTGATGTTCTGAAACATGTAATAGATGTAACAGATGGTTCCACAGTACTCATTCAGTTACTCCATACATGAACTATGATATCTGatactactattattatcattttaagaGAAGTAACATTGTATTCATCAGTACGGTACTGATACTGGCAGTAGGTAGTTACAAAAGGCCAAGGATCTTAcaaggaaataaaaaattgaaagaaacgAATTATGTAGTAGTCCAACAATTGAAAGAAAACGAAAAAGTTGTTGGATTATCCAGTAAATCCAACAACTTACTAAAGTTGTCCAAAGTGTTCCAATAACTACTAATGAGTGTTGGAACGAATTACGTAGTAGTCCAACAACTGGTGCAGACAAATATGAAGTTGTCAGGAACAAATTTAGTAGTTGACCAACAACTGTTGTGGACAACTTTTGAGTCTTCTTTTTAAGGAAGAGTGACTCAAGTTCTTTGCTACAAGTGACTCCTTTAATTAGTATTAATGATACATATTTAAAAACCAAcaagtttttttatttacataaaGCTCCTTTCCCCCATCTCATCGGCCTCCGCGTTTATCTTAAACCCAGAATAATAGAAATCTCACAACAACCAGAAGGTAATACAGAACTCCTCTTTGAGACCACATCCCAACAACTTCAACAGTTGTCCAATAACTCTTTGATGGAGCTTGTTTGAAAACTTCAGTAAGTAGCAAAGTTGTTGGAATTACTGGAGAATCCCCTCCATTTGttcgaaaatatttttcaccaaCCAAATATAGGATGAGAAGATGAAGAGGAGTGGagagaaaattcaaatttgaaaatccAAAACAATGgtttctttaataatttttggaGTTTTTAATTCTTACCACGACTTTTTAGTAACTGTTTACACACTTCAATCCACTTAATTAAGTTTGAGCCGGTCAACGAAAACTCTTCTCTAATTCAAGACATGAAGGGCCTTTACCCAAATAGTCTCTACTCACCTTGCACCATTATCCATCCTTCCATTTGCAGAACTATGCTTTAGCCAGTAACAGAAAAGTTGTACGCCAATACATTTCACAACTATAGTTGACCTTAGCTATATAACATAGCAAACCATGGGGGTCATCTTTATCACCTGTTTCTGAGTAATATTCTACATTGAATAAGTCAACTATATGCTTCTGTGAAAGAATCAAACAATCAGATTTCACATAGCAAAAAAGATCGTCTCCTAATAAGCAGAAGGAATTCAAAAGAACAATTCGATTAATTCCACAAGGAATTTTATCAACATACCTAGTCTGCATGGGACGTATGGAATTTCAACAACCACATACCCAATTTAATCCCACAAGTTGAGTCTAGCGAGGTGGTGTATAGGGATtttcaacaacaataacaacacacacaatgtaatcccacaagtgggttCAGGGACAGTGGGGTGTATGGAATTCCAACAACAAAACAACAGCATACCCAGTATAATCCCACATACGGGGTCTACTGACAGTGGGGTCTACGGAATTTCAACCACAAACAACAATATATCCTgagtaatcccacaagtggcaTCACTAGAGGTGGGATGTACGGaatttcaacaacaacatatcaaaTGTAATCCCAGAAATGAGTTCTGGAGATGGTGGGCTGTATGGAATTTCAACCACATACTCAATATAATCTCACAAATGAGGTCTCAGGATGGCGAGTTGTACGGAATTTCAACcacaaacaacaacatacccagtataATCCCACAACTGAGGTCTAGCTAAGGTGTGGGTCTACGGaatttcaacaacaacatacccaatgtaaCCACACAAATGACGTTCAGGGATGGTGGAGTATATGGAGTTTATCATGTTAATTTGATATATACACGCACCAAAATCACAAATACCAAATAGTAGctcaaaaactaattaaaacgACTTAATAAAATGAAACTGAATTCCAAAAATGAAACAGAGCATAAGTAATATAATACCTGCCACAAGACAATGGGATTTGTATTAGGTTCAGCCCCTTCTGTTTCGAGCTTCAACGAAGGCAAATCCTGTCGCGGAAACTTCACTACAGCAGCTTTCTCCTCTTTTTCAGCTGAAGCAATTGGTTTGAGGTCTGAAGTAGCAGCGGTGGGTTCAATCTTCTTACTAGATGCCGGCGGCGGTTTGAAAAGCTGAAGAACACTAGAGATAAATGATGCAAGTGGGTTCGTGGGATTGTTTTTCTGGTCATCGGTAACCGTAATAGAGTCACCGgagattgttgttgttgttgtggtgtCCGCCATAGCTAAGTTTTTGGAGGTTTTTGACTTTGGGGAAATGGCGTTGGTTACAATAACactactatttatatatatgaagcgAGAAATTACCAGAACAAACGGGGAACGGGTATGGGCCCGGATACTTCTTTTAGTCGCCCGTTGAACTTATCGAAGATGTGATCCAGAACATATATTCGAATCACGAGTTAGTAGGTTATTGAGTGTATAGCTTTTTCGcattgtttatttcattaaattttacttttgtaAAATTACATGTGATGACTGGAAGTGGTTTGTAGTGATTATAGATCTTAGAGGTGATAGTGACGATGAAAGTAATATTGATAACActtgatttaattataataataaagttgaTAAGTGTGATGGTGTTGATTGACTAAATAGTAATTGTCAATGATGGTTGATGATTTGCGAAGTAGTAAATGTGATAGGGAGGGTGGTTATAAGTAGTTGTAGCAATAGTGTACCTAATAACCTAAGatctaaaataattagattcatattttttctttattttact
The DNA window shown above is from Solanum lycopersicum chromosome 11, SLM_r2.1 and carries:
- the LOC101255550 gene encoding phosphatidylinositol-3-phosphatase myotubularin-1 isoform X2 → MYRSRSARSSSLREPESRLSESDKIEGAGSWDALEWTKIDPVARSIPIGVKQFLLEAEQVIVEGYGVVLVNTDDAGTLYVTNFRLLFLAVKLPSGPRQPEKTRSQRLLQIIGKDMRIIVFGFRARTKQRRAVYDALLRCTRPATLWDLYAFAGGPSRFSNTNPKVRLLNEYCRLLGMGFYQASIRAIEDGAFTLSNEWWRISSVNCNYTMSSTYPFALLLPKSISDDKVVQASAFRARSRLPSITWCDRGTGAVLARSSQPLVGIMMNMRSNADENLVAALCTQIAGQKRRKLYIADARPRKNALANGAMGGGSESSANYFQSEIVFFGIDNIHAMRESLGRLRDYVDTYGTTSSDGMSSYLRHGGWSWGGGNLSSMSASVSTLGDTGWLIHVQTVLAGSAWIAARVALESASVLVHCSDGWDRTSQLVSLASLLLDPYYRTIRGFQALVEKDWLAFGHPFSDRLGMPTVSGNGNMPFELSRQASTGSLPLSPMRQGSGSASTQAQNTANANHSSPIFLQWVDCVSQLLRMYPFAFEFSSAFLVDLLDCMLSCRFGNFLCNSEKEREQAGIYDACGCLWMYLAGLRTSEGSSHAHYNLFYDPLKHNGPILPPAAALAPTVWPQFHLRWACPSEAQGGEVEAECRKLTRKFSELQRAKELAETRLNEASVSVESLVTELRNEKLASTSARDAVKRASKETATIKRAVQSLGFNVYFTADGDCNVGIERNPTEIPQRSICSVFTKDINGTVSHSEKADLSEPVSVAEDNVSDNPLIRVCGSLCPKHTRDGECQLPNAGCAQFQSQLVDFKANFDAFDRLSIYDSYFGS
- the LOC101255550 gene encoding phosphatidylinositol-3-phosphatase myotubularin-1 isoform X1 — encoded protein: MYRSRSARSSSLREPESRLSESDKIEGAGSWDALEWTKIDPVARSIPIGVKQFLLEAEQVIVEGYGVVLVNTDDAGTLYVTNFRLLFLSEGSRDIITIGTIPLATIEKFQKIAVKLPSGPRQPEKTRSQRLLQIIGKDMRIIVFGFRARTKQRRAVYDALLRCTRPATLWDLYAFAGGPSRFSNTNPKVRLLNEYCRLLGMGFYQASIRAIEDGAFTLSNEWWRISSVNCNYTMSSTYPFALLLPKSISDDKVVQASAFRARSRLPSITWCDRGTGAVLARSSQPLVGIMMNMRSNADENLVAALCTQIAGQKRRKLYIADARPRKNALANGAMGGGSESSANYFQSEIVFFGIDNIHAMRESLGRLRDYVDTYGTTSSDGMSSYLRHGGWSWGGGNLSSMSASVSTLGDTGWLIHVQTVLAGSAWIAARVALESASVLVHCSDGWDRTSQLVSLASLLLDPYYRTIRGFQALVEKDWLAFGHPFSDRLGMPTVSGNGNMPFELSRQASTGSLPLSPMRQGSGSASTQAQNTANANHSSPIFLQWVDCVSQLLRMYPFAFEFSSAFLVDLLDCMLSCRFGNFLCNSEKEREQAGIYDACGCLWMYLAGLRTSEGSSHAHYNLFYDPLKHNGPILPPAAALAPTVWPQFHLRWACPSEAQGGEVEAECRKLTRKFSELQRAKELAETRLNEASVSVESLVTELRNEKLASTSARDAVKRASKETATIKRAVQSLGFNVYFTADGDCNVGIERNPTEIPQRSICSVFTKDINGTVSHSEKADLSEPVSVAEDNVSDNPLIRVCGSLCPKHTRDGECQLPNAGCAQFQSQLVDFKANFDAFDRLSIYDSYFGS
- the LOC101255849 gene encoding uncharacterized protein, whose amino-acid sequence is MADTTTTTTISGDSITVTDDQKNNPTNPLASFISSVLQLFKPPPASSKKIEPTAATSDLKPIASAEKEEKAAVVKFPRQDLPSLKLETEGAEPNTNPIVLWQVYAIGGFFVLRWAWSRWNERRGNRKPSDEEPPPSQE